The following is a genomic window from Stenotrophomonas maltophilia.
ACCGCCAACAGCAACGGCAACTTCGCCTACCAGCGCACCACCAACTTCGATTACACCTGCACCGTGCGCACCGAAGATGGTCGCGGCTCGGGCTGGGTCGGCCGCAACCTGAAGGACGCCGCCGACTTCAAGGCCGAGCAGGACATCCGCATCGCCATGCGCAAGGCCACCGAATCGGCCGAAGCCAAGGCGCTGGAACCGGGCAAGTACACGGTGATCCTGGAGCCGGCCGCGGCCGCCGGCCTGATCAGCTTCATGATGAATTTCTTCAGCGCCCGCTCGGCCGATGAAGGCCGCAGCTTCCTGTCGAAGAAGGGCGGCGGCAACAAGCTGGGCGAGCAGGTCTACGATCCCCGCGTGACCATGTTCGCCGACCCGTGGCACCCGGATGCGCCGGTACTGCCGTGGGACAACGACGGCTTGCCGCGCGAACGCATGGCCATCATCGAGAACGGCAAGGTGGCCAACCTGGACTACTCGCGCTTCTGGGCACAGAAGCAGGGCAAGACCGCCAAGGCCTCGCCGGGCAACCTGCTGATGAGCGGTGGCGAGAAGAGCACCGCCGAGCTGGTGCGCGGCACCCAGAAGGGCATCCTGGTCACCCGCACCTGGTACATCCGCATGGTCGATCCGCAGACCGTGCTGCTGACCGGCCTGACCCGCGACGGCACCTTCTACATCGAGAACGGCCAGATCAAGCACCCGGTGAAGAACTTCCGCTTCAACGAATCGCCGGTGATCATGCTCAACAACATCGAAGAGCTGGGCAAGCCGGTGCGTGTGGCCGGTGATGAATCCAGCTACGTGATGATGATCCCGCCGATGAAGCTGCGCGATTTCACCTTCACCTCGCTGTCCGACGCGGTCTGATGGATCGCCGGGCCTGCCTGCGCTGGTTGGCTGCTGCCGCTTCGGCGGCGGCGCTGCCGGCCTGGGCGCAGGCAGGCCCGCGCAGTTCGCGCTACGACTTCTGGTTCACCCGCCTGCAGTACGACTCGGGCGACTGGGACGTGGACGCGCGCATGCCGTCCAACCTGATCACCTCGCTGATCGACTACACCTCGCTGCGGGTGGACCCGCAGGAACATGTGGTGGCGCTGGCCGATCCGCGCATGCTGGAGGCGCCGTTCTGCTACCTGGCCGGGCACACGCTGGTCGAGTTCAACGCCGCCGAACGGCAGAACTTCGTGCGCTACGTGCGCAACGGTGGCTTCGTCTTCGTCGATGACTGCAACCATGACATCGACGGCCTGTTCGCCACCTCGTTCGAGGCGCAGATGGGCCGCCTGTTCGGCCCGAAGGCATTGCAGAAGCTGCCCAACAGCCACGCGCTGTACCGCAGCTTCTTCCACTTCCCCGACGGCCCGCCCGCCACCAGCTTCGAGCTCAACGGCTGGGGCGACGACCTGGTGCACGACTACCTGAAGGGCATCGACGTCGATGGCCGCCTGGGCCTGCTCTACAGCAACAAGGACTACGGCTGCGAGTGGGACTACGACTGGCGCAACAAGCGTTTCCTGGCCGAAGACAACACCCGCTTCGGCGTCAACATCGTGATGTACGCGTTGAACAATTGATAGGACCTGCACGCCCATGACCGCCCCCGACCTCGATTCCCTGCTGCCGCGCCTGCACGATCTGCGCGCTGCGCTCGCACGTGCCGTGGTGGGCCAGAACACCGTGGTCGAGCAGCTGCTGATCGGCCTGCTGGCCGGCGGCCACTGCCTGCTGGAAGGTGCGCCGGGCCTGGGCAAGACCCTGCTGGTGCGCTCGCTTGGCCAGGCACTGGAACTGCAGTTCCGGCGCGTGCAGTTCACCCCCGACCTGATGCCCAGCGACATCCTCGGCACCGAACTGCTGGAAGAAGACCACGGCACCGGTCATCGCCATTTCCGCTTCCAGCAGGGCCCGATCTTCACGAATCTGCTGCTGGCCGATGAACTCAACCGCACCCCGCCCAAGACCCAGGCGGCGCTGCTGGAGGCGATGCAGGAACGCACGGTCAGCTACGCCGGCACCACCTATGCGCTGCCGGCGCCGTTCTTCGTGCTGGCCACGCAGAACCCGATCGAGCAGGCCGGCACCTACCCGCTGCCGGAAGCGCAGCTGGACCGTTTCCTGCTGCACGTGCTGGTGGATTACCCCAGCGAGGACGAAGAGCGGCAGATCCTGGAACAGACCACCGGCGGTGCCACCGACGCGGTACCGAGGGTGATGGATGCCGAGGCGGTGATCGCCTTGCAGGCGGCCGTGCGCCAGGTGCATGTCAGCCCCGATGTGCTGGCCTGGATCGCCCGCCTGGTACGCGCCAGCCGGCCCGGCGACGGTGCACCTGCGGCGATCAACCAATGGGTGAAGTGGGGCGCCGGCCCACGTGCCGGGCAGTCGCTGGTATTGGCGGCGAAGGCACGTGCACTGCTGCAGGGCCGTTTCGCCGCCACCCGCGAGGATGTGCAGGCCCTGGCCGCGCCGGTGATGCGTCATCGCCTGCTGCTGTCGTTCGCCGCCGAGGCCGAGCAGAAGCGTGCCGACGACGTGGTCGCCGCCCTGCTTCAGGCCGTGCCGTTCCCGGGTTGATCCACGCGTGAACGCAGGTGCCCCGCTGACGTTG
Proteins encoded in this region:
- a CDS encoding TldD/PmbA family protein, with the protein product MSIFTEAQAKAILDKVIALSKADECTAVLAGAISGNIRFALNNVSTSGIVDNTELAVTVAFGKRVGTASINEFDDAALERVVRRAEDLARLAPENPEFMPAIGKQSYRASPTFSESTAAIDPAFRAKVAADSIAPCRGNGLIAAGFLEDGQGFQATANSNGNFAYQRTTNFDYTCTVRTEDGRGSGWVGRNLKDAADFKAEQDIRIAMRKATESAEAKALEPGKYTVILEPAAAAGLISFMMNFFSARSADEGRSFLSKKGGGNKLGEQVYDPRVTMFADPWHPDAPVLPWDNDGLPRERMAIIENGKVANLDYSRFWAQKQGKTAKASPGNLLMSGGEKSTAELVRGTQKGILVTRTWYIRMVDPQTVLLTGLTRDGTFYIENGQIKHPVKNFRFNESPVIMLNNIEELGKPVRVAGDESSYVMMIPPMKLRDFTFTSLSDAV
- a CDS encoding DUF4159 domain-containing protein, which codes for MDRRACLRWLAAAASAAALPAWAQAGPRSSRYDFWFTRLQYDSGDWDVDARMPSNLITSLIDYTSLRVDPQEHVVALADPRMLEAPFCYLAGHTLVEFNAAERQNFVRYVRNGGFVFVDDCNHDIDGLFATSFEAQMGRLFGPKALQKLPNSHALYRSFFHFPDGPPATSFELNGWGDDLVHDYLKGIDVDGRLGLLYSNKDYGCEWDYDWRNKRFLAEDNTRFGVNIVMYALNN
- a CDS encoding AAA family ATPase — its product is MTAPDLDSLLPRLHDLRAALARAVVGQNTVVEQLLIGLLAGGHCLLEGAPGLGKTLLVRSLGQALELQFRRVQFTPDLMPSDILGTELLEEDHGTGHRHFRFQQGPIFTNLLLADELNRTPPKTQAALLEAMQERTVSYAGTTYALPAPFFVLATQNPIEQAGTYPLPEAQLDRFLLHVLVDYPSEDEERQILEQTTGGATDAVPRVMDAEAVIALQAAVRQVHVSPDVLAWIARLVRASRPGDGAPAAINQWVKWGAGPRAGQSLVLAAKARALLQGRFAATREDVQALAAPVMRHRLLLSFAAEAEQKRADDVVAALLQAVPFPG